ttttattgacacATTTCACATATATGtaatttatctatattattataaataatttattatgtttttaaacatttttattatttaaattattttatttatttgttgtgtATGTAATtataacaatgatataattaagatatactttagataaatttaagtctgaatttgaaaattaaattttgaattacttataaacaaaataatttttagggaatttaaattctgactataaaaaattaaaatttttcaattttagcgtgaaatttcgaatagaaataagggtCTCGATTTTAAGGGTTCCCAGGGGCTCAGAACAGGTAAAGGGTTTTGACAGTTGTGggtcaaaactgagtagatccTACCTATTGGCTTGCGatcaacaatttcaacaatttccttGTTATTGACGAGCGCCGGGAACGtccaatagaaaaaatggttcatttttttcatcatatttgtttataaaaaaattgagaacataatttaaaaatcaggctcgacagctctattagaaatcttatcagcttttttctctattaaatttttttttcccaaatctgtcaatatttgtgggcttgTACGTTATTTTGTGCCACCTGGACGCTACCATTGACacaattttgaattcttcaaatgtGTCCGAGGCCTGAACTGTGCATATTTTTGGACTGTGCAGGTGTTCGAAGGTGAACGAGCAATGACAAAAGACAACAATCTCTTGGGTAAGTTTGAACTGAGTGGAATTGCTCCCGCGCCTCGAGGAGTGCCCAAAATCGAGGTAACTTTCGACATGGATGCGAATGGTATCCTCCATGTGACTGCGAAAGATATCGCGAGCGGGAGGAGCAATGATGTCAGAATTACGAATGACAAGGGTCGGCTTTCGAGGGCTGAGATTGACCGGATGTTGTCCGAGGCCGAGAAGTACAAAGACCAGGATCGGGCCCAGAGGGAGAAGGTTGATGCTCGCAACAAATTGGAGAGCTATGTCTTCTCTCTGAAGCAGACTGTCCAGGACAAGGGCTGCAAACTTGACGAGGCCGATAAGAAGCAAGTGACGCAGATTTGCGAGGATACTGTCCGCTGGCTGGATAACAACACCCTCGCTGAGAAGGAGGAATATCAACATAAGTTGGGTGAAGTTGAGAAGCAGTGCAATCCTATCATGATGAAGATGCATCAGGGAGCAGCTGGAGGTCAAACTTCTTCAGGGGGAAATGGGGGTCCAACAGTCGAGGAAGTGGATTAGAAAAAAGCTCTTGAGACactttttttgaaacataaaaaagtttttttatttcaatggtgATTAGAATTTTGTTTATCGAAAGTTTTGATTCGAGAAACTAAGATTGTTTGAGAGAAGTTCTATTTTTGTGGATTGAATGAGGTTGATGAGACTAGAAAATTGTTCTGAAGGAGAGCTCCTGTTTCagcatttaaagatttattagatcttTATGAGGCTATTTATTTTCTAGAagactgtatttttttttatttatttgttacaaatgaaGTAATAAACAATACTTTTGTTGTACGTCTGCAGTGTTTTATTTTCGATTCTGGATGGCACAAGttctaataaaaatagtttaaccctTGAAAAGTACacacatggtaaaaatcacggtaaagtgcatcgtgggtttTCCACACCTCAGTTTATTAAATCGtatattgtttaacccctattgaatattttgtcacaaaaaaattatcagatataGTTTAAGGCGTATTTTATAAGTTGGAGTTGATTTTatagtcatttatttatttttaaagtttgctaaaaaattattgtaaaaagtcaaaaaatagttgttttttttacttaaaaattcataactcgcgcaatttaagttattataaactgaaaatttatgactatactttCCAAATagtgtattttcattttaaaaaatattgcaacatgagGGGTTTCAAAAAGGGTTTATTTGCACAGTTGGAAAGTCAATTTGATGATAAAATTAATAGGATTTTTCGCTTTTAAATCTGCTTATTATTCACTTTATATAGATATACTTAAGTTAGAaggtaaacaaaaatcaataaaatttcagaaaaaaaatctgttgcACTCACTAAGTACACAGTGGGTGTTCTAGACCCCACGattttttacctccactttcagcagctgctgctagtcCCAGTGattcccagatctgaaacgagacgtggtccaatactatgacacgtctatgtccgtgtgaatatggtaggagacgatataaatgcctgggttgcgcgcgcaaccNNNNNNNNNNNNNNNNNNNNNNNNNNNNNNNNNNNNNNNNNNNNNNNNNNNNNNNNNNNNNNNNNNNNNNNNNNNNNNNNNNNNNNNNNNNNNNNNNNNNtgcgcgcgcaacccaggcatttatatcgtctcctaccatattcacacggacatagacgtgtcatagtattggaccacgtctcgtttcagatctgggatcactcaCTGGCTAGCCCACAAGTAGACTCAGACTGACGCTTGACGCAGCATGATAAACGACTTTACTAACAGGTtgtgtctccaactaaagctagacGGCAACACTTaccaagattttattttttggttcataactAGCAGACCTGGCCACGAAATTTGTCAGAATTGCGGACTTTgtcccaagtagtttaattttcaattgaaaaagattaatttacaacaagataattaaacttttaatcaacgagaaaacttttcaaattaaattataaccagaaaatatatataaagaaaaattgaattttcaatccaaaaatacgaatttttaaccaaaaagcatgacttttaaaaaaattgttgaattctctagcaaatagttgttctatttttatcaaaaaatatgaaatttatcttaaagcagaagaattttttattacaaaaaaagttgagttttcatccaaaagagaTTCCAAATAACTCggtaacataaaaaattgaatttctgtaagaaaaaaataagttgctacgaaaaaaattgaattttcaatccgaaaagacgaatttttttaaacaaaaaggatgtatttgcaacaaaatagttaaattctctaccaaatagttgcatttttatttaaaacaaatcaattttgtactaaagcagatgaatttgtaataaaaaaccattttttttataagtggaactttcatccaaaaaatatttcagttcatttttcataaataaaatatacattttaaacaaaaagtaaattttctacgaaatagttaactttttgagaaaataatataatagcttaatttctaatcagagttgcattttgatcaaaaaaagatttaatttctgctaaaacaggtaaactttcaaataaaaaagacaaactttaaaacagaaagttgaattttcaaccgaaaagttaagaaaaagttcaattttctattaattaaaataaatgctgagattctcataaattttcagagaatttattattccgttatattctcggtaatattcttatTCTCGTttccgttctcaaagtaatataatcgGCTCAGCACTCTAGGCTCAGTTACAATACGTagaatttatattatactaaacttggcgccatctattggctgTTTAGCCAACATGGTCAACGTGAAATGTTGAAGTGTGTCAACAAACTAACTTACACCGCCATCTGGAAACTTATGGAGTAtacaaataaaagcatttaatttgcaataaaaaaatattgaggtaattaaATGAGACAAAAAGTATCCTATCATTTAAGGTCCACCAAATTACAcacagtatacaaaatttcatcaagatcggttaagtagtttcggagtttagtggtgacaaacatcgtgacacgggatttttaaatgtttacatttttcatgTCTAAATTTTGTTgcgtaatagttgaaatttttcaatcagaaatgatcaattttctattaagtaCTTTGAGAAATGGATGTGACTTTCATCCAAAttttatatccatttttaatttttttttcatttataatttttttttaactaaatagttgaatttttaaactagacacattttctacaaaaaaaaaaaactactttctaAATAAACTacatcaattttatactaaatgaCGCagatcgaaattttattttatgtttatatttttttttatttctaaatttgttaACTCAACgatttaacccattaacgcccttaaatatttttcttcaaaatttcatgtTCGTTAAGAtgattcattttcattaaaaaaaatctattgtacaaaacaagtataattttgtaccaaatagtagttgaattttaaacccgagtatatgaatttttaaaacattgctatattttcaatttaaaaagattgctatattaaaaaagttcaatttttcaacaaaataagttgttttttaacctaaataattgatttttctcgaaaaagaatattaatttttagttcaaattttttgcataaaaaaatggagtagatacattttcattgaggaaaattaatgtttaataaaaaattaattttctacgaaacagttaaatttggtaccaaattattgaattttcgaacaagaatattaattttttactaaaatggcgaaattttataaattttttgcgtttctaaataaaaaaaagaagaaataatcaattttgaactgCACATTGAGCagttaaatgttaattaaaaaatgaatttttcagaaaaaatagtaattttctacgaaacagtttaaATTTGTACCATATGGTTGAATTTcatacgaaattattaaattttatatcgaattgttgaattttcaagaaaagttatattttcaattcaaaaagattacaaaaataacatatttcaactacaatgataaattttcagaaaaaaagaacttttaagatccaaggagttgaatttttcatcgaaaaagatcagttttgaaagaaaaatgtaatattcgttattaaaaaaaaacttaattaaatataaaaaacatatgGATTTAACAaacgtagattaattttcaagaaattattaaatctttaacaaccacaaaattgaatttatcctaaaaatataaactcattttcaacagattacataaattttcaatcttaaatgatggattttatacgaaaaatataatagtttaataaaaaaattgaattttttcctaaaaggatgattaattttattcatatttcttttcttttctgacatttttcaactaaatgattgatttttttcaaccaaaaaagatcatttttgtgttaaaaatggagTAGATAAAATTTTCATTGAGGAATATTTATGATAACTGAAACAAATGAActtcctacaaaacagttaaatttcgtACGGAAGAATGTTcataaaagaaagatttttaagtcagtaaaaaatttgaataaaaaatactgaaTCTGTAAACAAAAAACCAGTTTTCAACAGATCAAGTtgaatctgcaacaaaatagttaaatttccaaccaaaaagataaacttttgaccgagaagattaattttctacgaaaacagactaatttttaataaactatatcaattttatactaaatacttcaaaaaattaatgtgtttcttcaaatttatttttagtttatgtttcTTGACTAAATGAATTGTAGAATTGGaatcaaccaacaaagatgattttaaaactaaatatttcattttcaacaacaaaacattgattttctacaaaaataataaaattttcaacaaaatacataatatttcaaccttaaaagatttttgaacaaaaaatataatagttgatatttcaacagaaaaagactttaattaaatataagaaaCAGGATTTAACcaagagaagatgaattttcaacaaaatacttgatttgtaagcaaaacattaattttcacctaaaaagatgatgattaatttttagtttatatttttttcctcacATTTTTCAACTAACTAGCTtactcttaaatttaaaaaagatttttttattaaaaaatggaaaagataaatttttattaaggtGAATCGTACACACATAGCGAATAAGCACGCTGGCGAGCTCGCGGCGACTAGCAGTAGGGCTCATGGTGAAGTTGCATCAGGGAGCCTGGAGGTCAAGCCTCAGGGGGAAATGGAGGAGACTCAACAGTCGAGGAAGTTGATTACAAAAGTGTTTgagacactttttttttaatatttagaagttttctgGTTTCTTTGGCAATTAGAATTTCGTTTCTCGATAGTTTTTTTGTGAGAGAAATTGAGATTGTTTGAGAGAAGttctattttttactaaatgaatGTAAAAAGGATCTTCAAAGAGTTGTGAGAAAACGAAAATATATTGTAtgcttgtttaaattaaatactattattactattattgaatacaatattttcttgCCAAAAACATaagttctcaacaaaacagttgaatctgcaacaacgtagttaaatttttaaagaaaaagattaattttcagtcaagaagattaaattttgaccaaaaaagataagttctcaacaaaataacatacattttttaccgaatagatcaattttcagaaaagcaGACTAATTTTGTACTATTAgacatataatatttttcaataaactgcatcaaatttctactaaatgcTTTGATAAATGGGTATGgcattggttaaaattttatttttaatttatatttttttcgtttctaaatttttaataaaatagttgaatttttaaatcagatttgatccattttttacTACAtgtagagtaattaaatttttaattgttaaatttgcaacaaaatagttacatttggaatttcaaaagattacctgttaacaaacaaaatttcaactaaaatgatgaatcttcaacaaaaaagaaaataacttaAGAACCAAGgactagtttttttttcttacataaaatgataaattttcaacggaaaatgtaatacttaatatttcaacaaaaaagactaaagtgtaaaaaaaggaaaaaaacgtgagttttcaacataatacttgtttttcaacaaaaaaaattgttctgttaggaagatgattaattttgaattcattttttacgaaaaagataaatcttcaggaattttttcatttctaattttttaaaccagtaatgcttaatttttaacagaaaatggagtAGTTAGTACTTAAATGTTcattgaattgttgaatttttcagaaaatagtgaaaattcaacgttttgtagAACGTTTTAACCGTTCGTTAAAACAGTTTTTCTCAAGCaagaaaaagggatttttaatcaaatagtttaatttttcaatcaaagtgataatacgtcgataaaaaaaaaaataatttggaacttaaaatctttaaaattcttttaaatcttttaaatctcttaaaattcattagcCTCTTTTAAAACatgtgaaatttcttaaaataccgtaaaatcctttgaaatttaatttaatatattttccaaagttttttaggaattcccttaaaatcgagctgaaaatatttggaaaaataagaaaattttcgaaataaatagaagatttttaagtcttctgaatttttgggaaatattttaaaaacgtgattgaattaaaaaatgtagtgtttTAATTTGGAGTTCAGGTTTAATtactctaaatgaaaattttcagttctgagaaaacaatttttttttattcgataaaaacGCGAatcattattgtttgaatttgaaacgtttaaaattcaatagttttagatttaaacatacaaaataattttaattgcaaattaaacattcataaacttgtataatttagaaattagtccgttaaacattaattttggaaTCTTGAAAGCTTCGATTTGGACACCTGCAACGagaatcttttttcagttaaaaaaaaggttttatgatTGCTGCAAAACTcaatgatttataataatttcaaattggttatttcgtattaaaaattaatccacaaGAAAAcgtatgtaaaaatataaatttatttttataaatttaaaataattaaaaattaattttcaacaaaaaatataatagttgatatttcgatcaaaaaatctTAAGCTTCAATAAAAAACTGTTATAATACAAactaatacgaattttcaactaaggagttgaattttctccccaaaaagtttttcaatcaaaaaacgaaaaaaaagaaaaaattttcagttttcaagtCATGAAAGTTGAATTAACAACACAAAAATaggcatttttgaccaaaatcattgaatttttggctgaaaaggatgattaaaaaataactgaaaaagattaaatgtctagaaaaattggaatagttacgtttgtagtaaaagaaattaattttcattaaaaaaacgagttttcaacaaaattgttaacaaaagaaatgaaattttaactaaaatgttacaTCTTCATTCACAACAAATTTAatccgaatagttgaattttcaacctagaagataaTTTCCATAccataaaaagtcatttttcaaaaaagaaatgaattttcatctaagaaaagagaaatttaaaagaaaaataaaatactttaattttcaggtttagaaataagtttttaagcagacaaaataaatttctaacgaaaaaggtcaatttaaaaaaaaacaacaaattttctaccagaagattAGATGTAGTATATAAGAAAAATTCGACGAAAAGtggaatgctttaatttttacttgaacaTTTTCGAACAGAACAGAAACGGATATATATGTCTCTTTCTCTTACAGGTATACTTTCTAGAGTCTTTACATTCTCTCTCTTTTCGCGTCTCCCTTTTGTGCGTTGCTTCGCAATTGCTCTAAGGACCCCTATTCACTATCCCCACTACTGCAACGCTATACTTTCTATGTCTTTTCTCCCTGCcccttctctctttctctctttattCGCGTCTTCCGTTTCTGCGGAGACTCACAATTGTTTTAAAGACTGCTTTTCTATATCCCCACTACAGCCACAATATACTTTATACGTCTCTTCCATCACACTATTCACGCCTCCCTTTTATGTGGCAATTCGCTATTGTTCTAAAGATCCCCTCTCATATATCCCCACTACTGTCACTTTAACCAAAGGCTGTATATGAGCTCTCTCTCTGCACTCTTTTACTATGCGATCTCCTTAAAACTCATGATGATTCcttacgaaaaatttaaaagttaatcctTTAAGGTTTCACTTCTGCTGCCATTGTCACACACTGTTTTTTCTAAAGGAAAGAAATCAGTGCGCGCTATGCGCGCAAAATATTCTAGTAGACCAAATTTcttaggatttgaaattttttttatagatcgaTTTTGGAAATGAAAGTCGACTTTTTGAGTCAACTTCAAGTAAAGACGTCAGTTGTAGGATTAATCTCGAAatctttatttacaatttttattggtgAGAAAGAggatattttaatttagtttataattgttaataattttagtatGAAGTCAGGTAAAAAATCGACCAAGAGTAAAAAAGGAAGTGCATCATCTTCTTCTCGTGCTGTCACAATAAGTAACAATTCACTGGCAACCAATTTTTCTGGCCCGAAATCAAAAAACATTGCTGAAGAGCAGAACgtctattatttaattaattcaattacaaCAGAAATTGTTCAGTCAGCTATGGacgaaatatatcaaatatatctTGAAAGGACGTCTTCTTCTTTTGCTGCCAACTGTGCACATTTAGCGTGGCTTCAAtgttttaatgtaaattatttttaactaaaaatttcaatttactataattaaatttaggatttaaaaaactgttcttcAAACGCAAAttcaaattgatataaaaatgtttgaagacaatttgaatatttatttttatataatcagctaaacaattttatataaaccaCAGAGAAGTAAACAAATTCAGGGTGGTTTCTGGACCGGAAAACAGGatataagagataaatttttgaaattaggaaaaatgggggtttttgatttaaatgaacaaacttttttgattgaaatatcatttagatttttcgttgaaaaattaattttaatttttttattttactgccttgttaaaagttgaactacttagtcaaaaatcaatttttggtgtgatgattcatctttttagtcgtaaattttatttatcttcaaagtggaaaatttaacgcgttttttttaaactgaaaatacaactattccatttttggttagaaatttaaattttaaattgcaaactgATCTTtctattggaaaattcaactatttaattgtaaatgaacttttttgttaaaaattcaattgttttgtagaaaagaggtcttttttgtttataaaataatatttttttgggaCCAATCTTTCTTGTgaaaaagcaactgtttggttgaaaattcagattgttggttaaaatttcaactatgtttgtagaaaattctaatgtttggttaaaaattaaactatttatttaaaaaataactacttggtagaaaatccactggtagaaaattcttcctttttttgttaaaaattaatttcttagattgacaatgtcactattccatttttgaatgaaaacttatatttttttagttgaaaacgcaactttcttagttaaacattcaactattttggtacaaaattaaaatgtttggttaaaaattaaactatttattagaaaaagtacatatattctgaaaaatatgtttttttttggtgctaaaaattaatcttattttaatcttatttaatcttattttttggttaattttcaccactagtaaattcttttttttcaaattaatttttaaaactatatatttaactattcaatttttggtcgaaaacgtatattttttagtgaaaactcaactattttgttatgaaatcacaatatttcataaaaaataaactgtttcttGAAGAATTGTTACTCgatggaaagtttttttttttttgaaaattcatggcgTTGGgcagaaaattctactgttttctagaaaattcatctactttgttgacaattcgtctttttctaatggaaattaatctgcttttttgaaaattcatctataaggCTCCAGACtgtactactttcttaaacattattcttgtttggttcaatttaattgctcgaaaattgtttttttgttgttgttgttgaaaatcaattttctcaaccgaaaatgtaaattctttattttagattttagactGATCTttcttttcgttagaaattaaactattttggtagcaaattaagccatttgtttaaaaagttaactattaataaaaaatttaatatttgatagaaaactcacttttttcttgaaaatgtagtgttgggtagaaaattcaaccactttgtgaaaaattattatattctgttgaaatatcatctttcaatttaaacattcattttatgaactttcaaaattaattttaaatgcatactttaaaagatttcaaaaaatttcaaaagataaaaaattctttaaaaaagaatcaagtacatttgacaaattttgttattaattttgaagatttttaacaaatttgaagaaaacttcgaataatttgaattaaaattttgtttaatgatttccaaaaacataaaacaaaatgtaaattttcaaagatttcaaaatataattttaaagctttttaaggatttgaaaggtttcaagatgattaaaaaaattaattaattttgtttgtttgttgaataattaattttaaaagaatatttaaaaaaatattaatctaacaATTAttcaatgatttaataattttgaaaatttacattaattcattcttcaatttagataATTGGAAATGGGAGTggtgatttccatttttttaccagaaatttttaaaatgttcaatttaaaaaagtttgaaatataaaattttgcagtttaatggcattaaattaaacgttttaaattttaaagtgttaaaagcttccattttatacgcaTACATTATTAAgcgtttgaatataaaatttccgaataaaaaaagttttcagcttaattattaacagttgataaaattcaaaagaaaatttcaatgactgtgaaaatgtttgaaacctgAGATTTTTATCcggattaaaatggccaccctgaaattgcttcttttaaaaagtgatttgattaattcttaacaaattatttaatttaactttttaatttaattaaaattaaattattaattatgacaCTTTTTCAAGTAGTTAATGGATTTAAAACATGACTCCGGAGAAAACTCTTCATCGATTGAAAAATTTTGGTCTCCTGACGAAGAATGTAAACCAGTTCCGAGAGATTCCTGGACATGTCGAAATATTCCCATCCGAGTTTCGAAAAAACCCGAAATAATTCATTCAGAACCAAAACTTTGTAAAAGTATTCGGTTAAGTGAGAATGCCTTCATACCTCCTATCAAAAAAATTCCGGGAAAGTCTTCTCTACTGGCTATTCAGGGTTCagtaagaaaaatcaatttattaaattcaaaggatatttgactaaatatttgaaattcccgcCAAAAGTACGATTATTTAAAATAGACTTTAGCACGCTGCGCCATCTAGAAAATATGTGAACTACATATTACAGTAAACTTCACTGATCACTTACCGACTTGAAGAGATAATCACAGATCACTTATCGACCTGATAATTTACCGACcgagataataataaataaataatttttgtaatttatatacagcaattcaaaatgaaagataaaaatatttttagaactattATAGAAGTTATAAAATTATATCCTTAATTTAAATTACCTTCTGattcaaatgtttgatttttaaagtattgaatGTCACCGTTAGGTGGCGCCACA
This DNA window, taken from Belonocnema kinseyi isolate 2016_QV_RU_SX_M_011 chromosome 9, B_treatae_v1, whole genome shotgun sequence, encodes the following:
- the LOC117179861 gene encoding uncharacterized protein LOC117179861 isoform X6; the protein is MKSGKKSTKSKKGSASSSSRAVTISNNSLATNFSGPKSKNIAEEQNVYYLINSITTEIVQSAMDEIYQIYLERTSSSFAANCAHLAWLQCFNLMDLKHDSGENSSSIEKFWSPDEECKPVPRDSWTCRNIPIRVSKKPEIIHSEPKLCKSIRLSENAFIPPIKKIPGKSSLLAIQGSVEIKTKSSRSRRKQPKQQQQQIPEVSADAESQEDKQEFPSEIDRAEELSIFTETISMSTKDLPMSKWPKKQTSKKSPCQKKIPSWAIDTSGPLHRSGASYNIIDLENLEKSLNSLPKHRQTP
- the LOC117179861 gene encoding uncharacterized protein LOC117179861 isoform X4, translating into MKSGKKSTKSKKGSASSSSRAVTISNNSLATNFSGPKSKNIAEEQNVYYLINSITTEIVQSAMDEIYQIYLERTSSSFAANCAHLAWLQCFNLMDLKHDSGENSSSIEKFWSPDEECKPVPRDSWTCRNIPIRVSKKPEIIHSEPKLCKSIRLSENAFIPPIKKIPGKSSLLAIQGSVEIKTKSSRSRRKQPKQQQQQIPEVSADAESQEDKQEFPSEIDRAEELSIFTETISMSTKDLPMSKWPKKQTSKKSPCQKKIPSWAIDTSGPLHRSALFDAHEAGIKQEIHCASYNIIDLENLEKSLNSLPKHRQTP
- the LOC117179861 gene encoding uncharacterized protein LOC117179861 isoform X5, which gives rise to MKSGKKSTKSKKGSASSSSRAVTISNNSLATNFSGPKSKNIAEEQNVYYLINSITTEIVQSAMDEIYQIYLERTSSSFAANCAHLAWLQCFNLMDLKHDSGENSSSIEKFWSPDEECKPVPRDSWTCRNIPIRVSKKPEIIHSEPKLCKSIRLSENAFIPPIKKIPGKSSLLAIQGSVEIKTKSSRSRRKQPKQQQQQIPEVSADAESQEDKQEFPSEIDRAEELSIFTETISMSTKDLPMSKWPKKQTSKKSPCQKKIPSWAIDTSGPLHRSALFDAHEAGIKQEIHLTSGFPNMLSSLKCIQ
- the LOC117179861 gene encoding uncharacterized protein LOC117179861 isoform X7, with product MKSGKKSTKSKKGSASSSSRAVTISNNSLATNFSGPKSKNIAEEQNVYYLINSITTEIVQSAMDEIYQIYLERTSSSFAANCAHLAWLQCFNLMDLKHDSGENSSSIEKFWSPDEECKPVPRDSWTCRNIPIRVSKKPEIIHSEPKLCKSIRLSENAFIPPIKKIPGKSSLLAIQGSVEIKTKSSRSRRKQPKQQQQQIPEVSADAESQEDKQEFPSEIDRAEELSIFTETISMSTKDLPMSKWPKKQTSKKSPCQKKIPSWAIDTSGPLHRSVTSGFPNMLSSLKCIQ